A region from the Algoriphagus machipongonensis genome encodes:
- a CDS encoding winged helix-turn-helix domain-containing protein — translation MSVFKPLDPLLHSQLRLAVMSLLLSVEEAEFTFLKEKTESTAGNLSVQLDKLEKAGYIQIEKSFKGKRPLTTCKILPAGIKAFEAYVENLKNYIN, via the coding sequence GTGAGCGTGTTTAAGCCTTTAGACCCACTTCTTCATTCCCAACTTAGGTTGGCTGTCATGTCACTCTTGTTAAGTGTGGAGGAAGCAGAATTCACCTTTTTGAAGGAGAAAACGGAATCTACTGCTGGAAATTTGAGTGTACAGTTGGATAAACTGGAAAAAGCCGGGTACATACAAATTGAAAAGTCTTTCAAAGGAAAAAGACCTTTGACCACATGTAAGATACTTCCTGCCGGAATCAAGGCTTTTGAAGCGTATGTGGAGAATCTTAAGAATTACATCAATTAA
- a CDS encoding TetR/AcrR family transcriptional regulator, with protein sequence MSTKVSINRKKEIIQGFYDLAKINGIENTSIAKIGKHLEMPPSLIMHYFPTRDILISNLISFILERLLRIYTPIIQELRVQNYTDPVTFVERLFSRDWNLLIDDGVFYSCFSLIFRNDTIKKEYRNLHLKLREQLKDILDQDEKLKEKDTELLAEQIFVVVEGAYYYLSMIDEKELYDQKVEIFKNQVYQLLQA encoded by the coding sequence ATGAGCACGAAAGTTTCCATAAACAGGAAAAAAGAAATAATCCAAGGTTTTTATGATCTTGCAAAGATCAACGGAATAGAAAATACCTCTATCGCCAAAATAGGGAAACACCTGGAAATGCCGCCTAGCTTAATCATGCATTACTTCCCTACCAGAGATATCTTAATCTCAAACCTGATTTCTTTTATTCTCGAAAGATTACTTCGAATCTATACACCGATCATTCAGGAATTGCGCGTTCAGAATTATACGGATCCGGTAACTTTTGTAGAAAGATTGTTTTCAAGAGACTGGAATTTACTCATCGATGATGGAGTGTTTTATAGTTGCTTTAGCTTGATATTCAGAAATGACACGATCAAAAAAGAGTACAGAAACCTCCACCTTAAACTGAGAGAACAGCTAAAAGACATTCTGGATCAGGACGAAAAATTAAAGGAGAAAGATACCGAATTATTGGCTGAGCAAATCTTTGTGGTGGTAGAAGGGGCTTATTACTACCTATCAATGATTGATGAAAAAGAGCTTTACGATCAAAAAGTAGAAATCTTCAAAAATCAAGTTTATCAACTTCTACAGGCTTAA
- a CDS encoding SusC/RagA family TonB-linked outer membrane protein, whose protein sequence is MKQFLQRISGRQPYFRSVGLLVLIMMTVTLQSFAQSQVKGNVIDKSGLGMPGVSVLEKGTQNGTITDLDGAYTLELSTENPVLVFSFIGYKTIEKPVGAQSTIDLTLEEEETLLEQVVVVGYGTQRKVNVTGAVDQLSGEEISDRPIANVMQGLQGMSPGLNITYQGGKPGSVPNINIRGFTSINGGDPLIIIDGIAGNNSDLLRLNPSDIESYSVLRDAASAAIYGARAAFGVILITTKKGAEGNQRITYNNYFAWGRPSVLPEPVTDPYIHSRVLETSTNNTPWDYVNYSDAHYAWAKERSEDPSIEDTRLDPNNPNLWAYMGNYDWYDYFFNKSSFSTNHSLAISGNSGGKMPMGYYVSGDYTNENGLNKLADDYWKRYSLRARVTAKPLKWLDVDNNLNIYQTKREDPTNNITSVYNLRPIDVAVNPDGSWANTETGRLAARLVDGGENQENMFGFQNILGATATTLNGDLVFKGTASFKREQWKYHWDRKKYNIGFGPEDIRTEGGDGSVIERNGTLNTTIFDFYGKYSKTFGKHDFNVLAGYNQENYDYSTIQAERRVLISSSLPYIGLTTGESFITPSYSAYSLRSLFGRINYTFADKYILEINGRYDGSSRFPSDNRWGFFPSVAASWLMMDEDFFQPLTSAVSTFKLRASYGSLGNQNVSNFGYIQALPTNLSSYLIDGSKRTIISSAPSLAVDPNFYTWEEVISTNVGLDFGFLGDRISGTFDYFIRDTKGMLTDPVELPGVLGTAPPKQNAADLRTKGFDLSIGYRDQVGSTSNPVQYGVKVILSDSRSTITKFQNDQNLFSNWRVGQEVGEIWGLESDGLFANEDEIAQLDQSSIVPWGALDIVPGWPKYVDLDNDGKIERGQTSDDPKDLKLIGNSTARYRYGANIDVSWSGFDLSIFMQGVAKRDYYPSRYLFWGPYQQPYGNVYPWNLDFYRGQADGADLMDQHSQSYIDAGLADQNLDSAYPVLQSWMADANYGSGLDIPQTNYLLNGAYLRFKNITLGYSLPQALIEKMKVSKVRIYVTGENLFEISEIKRYVDPESINASSGDADAYPFQRKFAFGVNIDL, encoded by the coding sequence ATGAAGCAATTTTTACAAAGAATCTCTGGTCGACAACCCTACTTTAGGAGTGTTGGACTATTGGTTTTGATCATGATGACTGTCACGCTACAGTCCTTTGCTCAAAGCCAAGTCAAAGGAAATGTAATAGACAAATCCGGGCTGGGTATGCCTGGGGTTTCTGTATTGGAAAAAGGAACTCAAAACGGTACTATTACAGATTTGGATGGTGCTTATACCCTTGAGCTGAGTACTGAAAATCCTGTTTTGGTGTTTTCATTCATTGGATACAAAACCATAGAGAAGCCTGTTGGAGCGCAAAGCACAATAGATCTTACTTTGGAAGAAGAAGAAACACTACTAGAGCAAGTAGTGGTAGTAGGTTATGGAACGCAAAGAAAAGTAAATGTCACCGGTGCTGTAGATCAGTTATCAGGTGAAGAAATTTCTGATCGTCCTATTGCCAATGTAATGCAGGGACTTCAGGGAATGAGCCCAGGTTTGAATATTACCTATCAAGGTGGAAAGCCAGGTTCTGTACCAAATATTAACATTAGAGGATTTACTTCTATCAATGGAGGTGATCCATTAATCATTATCGATGGTATCGCTGGTAATAACAGTGATTTATTGAGACTGAACCCATCGGATATTGAGTCTTATTCTGTCTTGAGAGATGCTGCGTCTGCAGCGATCTATGGTGCTAGAGCAGCTTTCGGTGTGATATTGATTACTACGAAAAAAGGCGCTGAAGGAAACCAAAGAATTACGTATAACAATTATTTCGCTTGGGGTAGACCTTCCGTTCTTCCTGAGCCAGTTACTGATCCCTACATACATTCGAGAGTTTTAGAAACTTCTACCAATAATACTCCTTGGGATTATGTGAATTATTCTGATGCGCATTATGCTTGGGCAAAAGAAAGATCTGAAGACCCATCAATTGAAGACACCAGATTGGATCCAAATAACCCGAACCTTTGGGCTTATATGGGGAATTATGACTGGTATGATTACTTCTTTAATAAATCAAGTTTCTCTACCAACCATAGTTTAGCCATCAGCGGAAATAGTGGTGGAAAAATGCCAATGGGATATTATGTGTCAGGAGACTACACTAATGAGAATGGGTTGAATAAGCTGGCGGATGATTATTGGAAAAGATATTCATTAAGAGCGAGAGTTACTGCCAAGCCTTTGAAATGGTTAGATGTAGATAACAACCTGAACATTTACCAGACGAAAAGAGAAGACCCTACGAATAACATCACCAGTGTTTACAACTTAAGACCAATCGATGTAGCAGTAAATCCTGATGGAAGTTGGGCAAATACTGAAACGGGCCGATTAGCAGCAAGGCTTGTTGATGGTGGAGAAAACCAGGAAAACATGTTCGGGTTCCAAAATATTTTAGGAGCAACTGCCACAACTTTAAATGGTGATTTGGTATTCAAAGGAACAGCAAGTTTCAAAAGAGAGCAATGGAAATACCATTGGGATAGAAAGAAATACAATATTGGTTTCGGTCCTGAAGATATCAGAACAGAAGGCGGTGACGGATCTGTCATCGAAAGAAATGGAACTTTGAATACGACCATTTTTGATTTTTATGGAAAATACTCCAAAACTTTTGGTAAGCATGACTTTAACGTTTTGGCAGGTTATAACCAAGAGAATTATGATTACTCAACGATTCAGGCGGAAAGAAGGGTATTAATTTCTTCGTCTCTTCCTTATATCGGATTGACCACAGGAGAGTCCTTTATTACTCCTTCCTATAGCGCCTACTCATTGAGAAGTTTATTCGGAAGGATTAATTATACTTTTGCTGATAAATATATTCTTGAAATTAATGGACGTTACGATGGTTCCTCAAGATTTCCAAGTGATAATAGATGGGGCTTTTTCCCATCTGTAGCAGCTTCTTGGTTGATGATGGATGAAGATTTCTTCCAACCATTAACGAGTGCAGTTTCTACATTCAAATTGAGAGCTTCTTATGGTAGTTTGGGTAATCAAAACGTATCGAATTTTGGATATATCCAGGCCTTGCCAACCAACCTTTCAAGTTACTTGATTGATGGAAGCAAGAGAACAATTATTAGCTCTGCTCCTTCTTTGGCAGTGGATCCTAACTTTTATACTTGGGAAGAGGTAATTTCTACCAATGTCGGTTTGGACTTTGGATTCTTGGGAGATAGAATCAGTGGTACTTTTGATTACTTCATTAGAGATACTAAGGGAATGCTTACTGACCCAGTAGAGCTTCCAGGTGTATTAGGTACTGCGCCACCAAAACAGAATGCTGCAGATTTAAGAACCAAAGGATTTGACCTTTCTATTGGCTATAGAGACCAGGTTGGAAGTACATCAAACCCAGTTCAATATGGTGTGAAAGTGATCCTTTCCGATTCTAGATCAACTATCACAAAATTCCAGAATGACCAGAATCTTTTCTCCAACTGGAGAGTAGGTCAGGAAGTAGGAGAAATTTGGGGACTTGAAAGTGACGGACTATTTGCCAATGAAGATGAGATCGCTCAATTAGATCAATCTAGCATTGTTCCATGGGGTGCACTTGACATTGTCCCAGGATGGCCAAAGTATGTGGATTTAGACAATGATGGTAAAATCGAAAGAGGGCAAACTTCAGATGATCCTAAGGATTTGAAATTGATTGGTAACTCTACTGCCAGATACAGATATGGAGCTAACATTGACGTAAGCTGGAGTGGATTTGATTTATCGATTTTCATGCAAGGTGTGGCGAAGAGAGATTATTATCCAAGCCGTTACCTATTCTGGGGACCTTACCAGCAGCCTTATGGAAACGTTTATCCATGGAACTTGGATTTCTACAGAGGTCAAGCAGATGGAGCGGATTTAATGGACCAGCACTCGCAATCTTATATCGATGCAGGCTTGGCTGACCAAAATCTCGATTCAGCTTATCCAGTACTTCAATCTTGGATGGCAGATGCCAATTATGGATCTGGATTGGATATTCCTCAAACCAATTACTTGTTGAACGGGGCATACCTAAGATTCAAAAACATCACACTAGGGTATAGCTTACCTCAGGCCTTGATAGAAAAAATGAAGGTGAGCAAAGTTAGAATTTATGTAACCGGAGAGAACTTGTTTGAGATCTCTGAAATCAAAAGATATGTTGATCCAGAGTCGATTAATGCCTCAAGCGGAGATGCAGATGCATATCCTTTCCAGAGAAAATTTGCATTTGGAGTTAACATAGACCTGTAA
- a CDS encoding metallophosphoesterase family protein yields the protein MKRRKFLAKTSLLSAGIALPEVVSAGTKVNEERSFLTVAHITDVHIRPEDNIPNRALDWLNLVKKHQPDFYLNGGDSIHDASYKDVSKERVLEQWKVWDLFRAGISEDEVYSCIGNHDPWWDVPNKEEEPMYGKPYVVKRLGMPAEYYSFDKGNWHFIILDGNYEGISLGEEQMKWLEKDLEKLPANTPTLVMSHFPITSITNALVGGQHKDHKELKSLFYKHKDKVRVCLSGHQHLLDRTWYNDVHYFCNGSLSGFWWGEGDEESAGKQYYLETPPGYAILKLHDDGRVENEYFPLI from the coding sequence ATGAAGAGAAGGAAGTTTTTAGCGAAAACAAGTCTATTATCGGCGGGAATAGCTTTACCGGAAGTTGTTTCTGCTGGGACTAAAGTGAATGAGGAAAGATCGTTTTTGACAGTGGCTCATATCACGGATGTTCATATAAGACCAGAAGATAATATTCCAAATAGAGCTTTGGACTGGCTGAATTTAGTAAAGAAGCATCAACCAGATTTTTATTTAAATGGGGGCGATAGTATTCATGATGCTTCCTATAAAGATGTGAGTAAGGAGCGAGTGCTGGAGCAATGGAAGGTTTGGGATTTATTTCGTGCAGGAATAAGTGAAGATGAAGTGTATAGTTGTATTGGTAATCATGATCCTTGGTGGGATGTACCCAATAAGGAAGAGGAACCCATGTACGGCAAGCCTTATGTAGTCAAAAGACTTGGAATGCCTGCTGAATATTACAGTTTTGACAAAGGAAACTGGCATTTCATTATTCTTGATGGAAACTATGAGGGTATAAGCCTTGGAGAAGAGCAAATGAAATGGCTTGAGAAGGATTTGGAAAAATTGCCTGCTAATACTCCAACCTTGGTCATGTCGCATTTTCCGATTACCTCTATCACCAATGCATTGGTGGGTGGTCAGCACAAAGATCATAAGGAGTTAAAAAGCTTATTTTATAAGCATAAAGACAAGGTGCGAGTATGCCTGAGCGGCCACCAGCATTTATTGGATCGAACTTGGTACAATGATGTTCATTATTTCTGCAATGGTTCCCTGAGCGGATTTTGGTGGGGAGAAGGAGATGAAGAATCTGCCGGAAAACAATATTACCTAGAAACACCCCCAGGATATGCTATTTTGAAGCTTCACGACGATGGTCGAGTAGAAAATGAATATTTTCCTCTAATATAA
- a CDS encoding DUF1569 domain-containing protein, with product MKNIFDPEIKEELIQRINKLSPETQPLWGKMSVDQMLAHCCVPYEMAFTDKHPKPNAILRFLLKSFVKNGVVNEKPYKKNLRTAPAFIISGDRNFDEEKARLIAFLNQSVDLGKAHFEGKESISFGPMTSEEWNNQFYKHLDHHLTQFGV from the coding sequence ATGAAAAATATTTTTGATCCTGAAATTAAAGAGGAATTAATTCAAAGGATAAATAAGCTAAGCCCTGAAACACAGCCACTATGGGGAAAGATGAGCGTAGACCAAATGCTGGCACATTGTTGTGTCCCTTACGAAATGGCATTTACTGACAAACACCCCAAACCAAATGCAATCCTGCGGTTTTTATTGAAATCTTTCGTTAAAAACGGAGTTGTAAATGAAAAGCCTTATAAAAAGAACCTTAGAACTGCCCCGGCATTTATTATTTCTGGGGATAGGAATTTTGACGAGGAAAAAGCCAGACTTATCGCTTTCTTAAATCAGTCAGTAGATTTAGGAAAAGCACATTTTGAAGGAAAAGAGTCTATTTCTTTTGGACCCATGACCTCTGAGGAATGGAATAATCAATTTTATAAACATCTGGATCATCATTTGACACAATTTGGAGTATGA
- a CDS encoding VOC family protein, protein MIHPAQSLRTFIGSKNFEESTRFYQTLGFEVKKINPGFSLVKVSGNLCFYLQDYYQKDWCENCMLFLEVEQLDAYWEAVKILGLPEKFKGVKLSEIKKDDWGREFFLHDPAGNLWHFGEFFD, encoded by the coding sequence ATGATACACCCCGCCCAATCATTAAGGACATTTATTGGATCAAAGAATTTTGAAGAAAGTACCCGGTTTTATCAAACTTTAGGATTTGAAGTTAAAAAGATAAACCCTGGATTTTCCTTAGTAAAGGTGTCGGGGAATTTATGTTTTTACCTTCAGGATTATTATCAAAAGGATTGGTGTGAAAACTGCATGTTGTTTCTGGAAGTCGAACAGTTAGACGCCTATTGGGAGGCAGTAAAAATTTTGGGTTTACCAGAAAAATTTAAAGGAGTCAAGCTAAGTGAGATTAAAAAAGACGATTGGGGAAGGGAGTTTTTCCTTCATGATCCCGCCGGAAACTTATGGCATTTTGGAGAGTTTTTTGATTAA